Genomic window (Mustela erminea isolate mMusErm1 chromosome X, mMusErm1.Pri, whole genome shotgun sequence):
GACTGTGTCCTTGGGAAGTCCCTTATATATTCTCTTCCctaaataataaggaaaagttggggcacctgactggctcagtcagtggaacatgcgactcttgatcttggggttgtgtgctcaagccccacattgggtgtagaggttactaaaaagtaaaatcttgggtgcctgggtggctcagtgagttaaagcctctaccttccactcaggtcatgattccagtgtcctgggatcgagccccgcattgggctctctgcttagcagggagcctgcttccccctctctctctctgcctggctctctgcctacttgtgatctctgtctgtcaaataaataaataaaatctttaagaaaaaatttttttttaatctttagggcacctgggtggctcagtcagttaagcaactgctttcagctcaggtcatgatcctggagtcctgggatccagttccgcaacagggtccctgcttggcagggaatctgcttctccctctgaccctccctcttttcatgctctctctctctctctcattctctctctcaaataaataaataaaatcttaaaaaataaagtaaaatctttaaaaaagataaggaaaagtaGAGATAAGTGGGAATCAAAAGCAACCTGTTTTCATACTCAGGAGGAGAAAACATCAACTCCTCACTCACCTAGGAGAAACCCCATGATGGAGTTTTAAGACATCCAACATCCCTCAGAAAGAAAGGGCGTCACAGAATATtggttgaaagaataaataaatgaatctatttAATATGAGTCATGCTTGTCCTTGAGAATAGTGTATGAAATTGCTtcggttaatttttttttaagattttatttatttatttgacagacagagatcacaagtaggcagagaggcaggcagagagagaggaagggaaggaggctccccactgagcagagagcccgatgtggggatccatcccaggactccgggatcaagacctgagccgaaggcagaggctttaacccactgagctacccaggcgcccctcgtttggttaattttactacatttttaaagtttaagaagcCTCTACATAGGAAATAACTAGACTCTAATATTACTCTTCAGGGCGTTCAATATCATTCCATAGACTTACAAATCTCCTCCTCATGTTGCCATATCTTAAACGTTATGCTAAACCCTTTTCAGTAATTTTAGCCCAAAGAAACTATCCCCAATAGACAGTTTTCATATTTACTTGATAGTTTGTGCTCTGTTTTCCTCCAGATAGAATTGTGGGCGCTGACCATTTAAGCAATGCAAAATAATCTGATTATGCcaatcaagagaaagaaaagggcatTGTCTTCTGAGGTTATCATTCCCCTGACCATTCCTAAACAGGTTGTCTCTGCTCGTAGTCACAGAACACCACAAAAATTTTAGCTGAGAGGAAATGTAAGTCtcagataacattttaaatacctatttttGGCCCAATTATGAGGGAACGTTGTTGTTTCAGAATGTTTAATATTACCAGGGAGAGACCGATGGCAGTCAAGAGGGCTTACAGTTTACAAAAGCATGTGGGCattcttttttgaagaaagtAGACAAGATAATCTGAGCTGTTGTCTCCCAGGTAATGAAGTCGAATCAGGTGACAAATCATTTGGGCTGTGTGCTCAAATGGATGGGGACATAGCTTAATTCATCAAAACTGTCCACCACAGACCAACTTAGTGATAGGTAAAGGGCGATTTATGAGTCAGCAATATTCATCTGACCAGTTCTGATGTGTTTTGTATGCAGGAGTATAGCTCTAGGGCTACAGTCGACAAAGAATTATCAGGGCAGGCCACACAGCCCAACCAAACCTGCATCTAGCTACTTTCTAGAAAAAGTCTATGCCCTGTTCTTCCACACCAATAAAATAGAAGCATTGATAGATAGTGTGTTCAGTGTGATCCAACCGTTGAAACATGTACTAGGTATCTTGTATTAGAATGCTCTAAAACGTCAAGCAGATAAGAATTAAGGCTTGCAAAGTGAGCGACTACGAAGAGAGATAAAAAGGGATCTGGGGTGTCTTTGACGACCTGGCATGGTGGCCAAATCCTCGCTGTGGCCAGTTGCCCCCACCATGGAAACCCGTGGGCCGGACAAAAAAGGGATTGTGACgcccctggggggggggcggggagagggtggtgaCCAGTGACTGGTCTTCTGTACCCCAGACCCTCGACTGAGACTTCACAGCGCTGCTGTTTCCTCAACTTGCGCGCGGGAGTGGTGCCCCGAACCCTTCCGGAAAAGACCACTGCCCACCGCCTTGATGACAACATCTCCATGTCCCGTCCCGGCTCAGGCTGCCCGGCAGCCCTCGGTCCACGGCCTCTCCCAGATAACCAGCAGCCTGTACATCAGCAACGGCGTGGCGGCCAACAACAAACTCATGCTGTCCAGCAACCGCATCACCACGGTCATCAACGTGTCAGTAGAGGTGGTCAACACTTTCTATGAGGATATCCAATACGTACAGGTGCCGGTGGCTGATGCTCCAAGCTCACGTCTCTACGACTTTTTTGACCCAATCGCCGACCACATCCACAGCGTGGAGATGAAGCAGGGCCGCACGTTGCTGCACTGTGCCGCCGGGGTGAGCCGCTCCGCCGCGCTCTGCCTCGCCTACCTCATGAAGTACCATGCCATGTCGCTGCTAGACGCCCACACGTGGACCAAGTCGTGCCGCCCCATCATCCGGCCCAATAACGGCTTTTGGGAACAGCTCATCCACTATGAGTTCAAGCTGTTCAGCAAGAACACTGTACACATGATCAATTCCCCGGTGGGCGTGATCCCTGACGTCTATGAGAAAGAGGTCCGTTTGATGATGCCGATGTGAACAGCACTTGACCCTGACCATCGGCTGACGATCCTACACCAACACTGAACTCGAACGTTGAACTTTTGTTGGTAAACAAAACGAGATGATGCCTTTTAGAAGGGCCAGCAAAAAGGGAGCGTTGTTGGGAGTTTTTAGCTTAGTAAGCtttatctttaaagaataaaatgcattAGGTGTAACCTGGTGACAATGTTTCTTTTCCCGTGAGTGGCAGTTCATGGCTGCCATGGGCTGGCCAGACAGGAGAGTGGGGAAGGCGGTGCCCACCTCCAAGGCACCTGTATCCTGAGGCCCACTCCTCAGCCCTAGGCCAAATAACCCAGGCGTGAATCCCCCCCAGGATCCTCCCTGGTTCTTCCTAACCCAAAGTCAGAGCCTTAGAGATCATGGTACCGCCTGTACTTCTCACAGTAAGTGTGAACCTCAGCTAAACGGCCTTCACTGGGGTGCTCTGGGAGCCCTTGGGGGAGCCTCaggccacccctgcccccaccttcaaCCACAGAGGCCCAACTCTGCTTTTCTAGTTTGGatttacatagaaaataatgTTCAAGAAAGCCATTCCACtctataaaatcaaatttttttttttctgagtgctGTACTATATTGGCAAGGACTCAGGGTGCCCTTGGCGACCTCCACCAGCCTTTGTGAAAAGGGATGTCAGTCCCCTTCTCTGGGGCACGTGCTGGGAGACAAAATGGGCCTGACACCAGGACTCAAGGGTCCTCTCATGGGGTGTTGACTTGGAAGACTGGAGCTGCCAGCCAGGGAACAGCCCTGTTACCTTGGACACCTCTTCCCATTGTGAGCTGGCATGACTCaaagtctctgtttcctcaccagTCAAGGCAGTGACAGCCCGGCTCTTGCCGGGTTGTTGTGGGGATGAGAGTCCTTAGCACGAGCCCTAAAACGTGGATGGTTTAGTGCTTCGAGTACAGGGCACCTCTTGTTATTCAGTGCTACCCTCCGGCCCTGCTGGCTGGGGGTCAGCACCTTCCTTGTCACTGTGGCACTTCCCCATCTGTGTTGTCCACCAAGTCCTTTTCCAAAAGTATCATCCTGTCTGTGAAAACAAATGGTTTAGGGTTCTTTCCACGCTACCTCAGAGGAGGCATGGATCTATAGCCCTTCTCCGAGTTCCTGTTATTTCCTTGTGTCTAATCCATGTGCAGACAAGGATCAAGAAGTTCAACTGCGGCACCCTCCGCCTCCCAGGGCCTTGTTTGGAATTGCTGACCACTAGAGCCAGCGTCCCAGGATCCACCACAATCTACATGGGAACGTGCCAAAGGGTCAGATGGGTGAGCCCCAGAGTAGGCCCTGGAATCCAGGGTTGTATGAA
Coding sequences:
- the DUSP21 gene encoding dual specificity protein phosphatase 21 → MTTSPCPVPAQAARQPSVHGLSQITSSLYISNGVAANNKLMLSSNRITTVINVSVEVVNTFYEDIQYVQVPVADAPSSRLYDFFDPIADHIHSVEMKQGRTLLHCAAGVSRSAALCLAYLMKYHAMSLLDAHTWTKSCRPIIRPNNGFWEQLIHYEFKLFSKNTVHMINSPVGVIPDVYEKEVRLMMPM